A region of Vicia villosa cultivar HV-30 ecotype Madison, WI unplaced genomic scaffold, Vvil1.0 ctg.000726F_1_1, whole genome shotgun sequence DNA encodes the following proteins:
- the LOC131630733 gene encoding LOB domain-containing protein 38-like yields the protein MSCNGCRVLRKGCSESCILRPCIQWIDTPESQGYATVFVAKFFGRADLMSFISNVPQPQRPALFQSLLFEACGRTVNPVNGAVGLLWTGNWHVCQAAVETVLRGGTLGPIPELLGLDESSEGEVTCNDARKIRDPNSSFRFTSSGGKRKRLSETAKIQTTATTDLNLRLTPCFLQNALTNRREVHRQGSPSLNSEESVTTTTWLDSGNGDDYVHDGDRKVLNLFV from the exons atgAGTTGTAACGGTTGCCGTGTCCTTCGAAAGGGTTGTAGCGAGTCTTGTATCTTACGCCCTTGTATTCAATGGATCGATACCCCTGAATCACAAGGCTATGCCACTGTCTTTGTTGCCAAGTTTTTCGGGCGCGCTGACCTCATGTCTTTCATTTCCAACGTCCCTCAACCACAAAGACCCg CTTTGTTTCAATCTCTGTTGTTTGAAGCGTGTGGACGAACGGTTAACCCCGTTAACGGTGCCGTTGGACTTTTATGGACAGGAAACTGGCACGTCTGTCAAGCGGCAGTTGAAACCGTTCTCCGCGGCGGAACCCTTGGGCCTATACCTGAGCTTCTCGGTTTAGATGAGTCCTCCGAAGGGGAAGTCACGTGTAACGACGCGCGGAAGATCCGAGATCCGAACTCGAGTTTCCGGTTTACGAGTTCCGGTGGTAAACGCAAGCGATTGAGTGAAACTGCGAAGATTCAGACGACGGCGACGACTGATCTTAATCTCCGATTGACGCCGTGTTTTCTTCAGAACGCGTTGACCAACCGGAGGGAGGTTCACCGGCAGGGATCACCGTCGTTGAATTCTGAGGAATCTGTGACGACGACGACGTGGTTGGATAGTGGAAACGGAGATGATTACGTTCACGACGGAGACCGGAAAGTTCTTAACCTTTTTGTTTGA